One part of the Bacteroidia bacterium genome encodes these proteins:
- a CDS encoding adenine phosphoribosyltransferase translates to MSLAEKIHAHIREVPDFPIPGVLFKDISPIFLSPELMRECKMELANRWRDSGVNKILGIDSRGFLFGPQMAEELDAGFVMIRKKGKLPPETIEMSYALEYGEATLEAVKEALQPGDKIVIHDDLLATGGTAAATAELAKKLGAEVLGFSFIIDLTFLNGQEKLKPYAEQIHSLVEY, encoded by the coding sequence ATGAGTTTAGCAGAGAAAATCCATGCGCACATCCGAGAGGTACCTGACTTTCCGATACCCGGTGTACTTTTCAAAGACATCTCCCCTATTTTCCTCTCTCCCGAGCTAATGCGGGAATGTAAAATGGAATTGGCAAACCGCTGGAGGGATTCGGGTGTGAATAAAATCCTGGGAATAGACAGCCGTGGCTTTCTCTTTGGACCTCAAATGGCTGAGGAACTGGATGCAGGTTTTGTAATGATCCGCAAAAAAGGGAAACTGCCTCCAGAGACAATTGAAATGAGCTATGCCCTTGAATATGGAGAAGCTACGCTTGAAGCTGTAAAGGAAGCCCTGCAACCCGGCGATAAAATTGTCATACATGATGACTTGCTGGCTACAGGAGGTACAGCGGCAGCAACTGCCGAACTGGCCAAAAAGTTAGGAGCAGAAGTATTAGGCTTTAGTTTTATTATCGATCTGACGTTTCTCAATGGGCAGGAGAAATTGAAGCCTTATGCGGAGCAGATTCATTCACTTGTGGAATACTAG
- a CDS encoding adenylate/guanylate cyclase domain-containing protein encodes MKNLLNYATILLFFLGYLWSGLFAQTKLEALEQQLEQNLSSEERISVLNELAENLKRNYPKSAFRYSKQAYELAQIKKVPEGIASSLLIMGDSKWNQGYYKEAYTFYEEGKTAYEALGDSMGIASVRHGFAIVDWRFGNFPKALEHEFKALMIRERNGDSLLMADSYYWLGIFHTDLIHFEEAIDFLNRSLRIAKSYEDKQRTANSLNFIGRAWRKQEEYGRALEAHNESLGYYRDLGDSLGVSDYFNNVGSIYRREENYEEALKYFFRALEIQEKLNDQEGIADGYNDIGTTYMQKGAFNESITYLNKALDISRRTGLKDDVRYAYASLSAVYDSVGDYENAYFYHRKLMEVKDSILDQKKNQTIAELVKDHEEETRAQKLKLLELDSSRNQLLGFLLLAALLLSLVFLIWMISRSRLQSKLNKELSRKNRIIEIEKHRSEELLLNILPKETADELMMHGKAKARSHEEVSVLFSDFVGFTKLSEQLTPHELVTELHHCFEAFDRIIEKYGIEKIKTIGDAYMCVSGLPADSTQHAVNMVKAGLEMQEFLTIYKKQRKEQGIPFFEARIGIHSGPVVAGIVGIRKFSYDVWGDTVNMASRMEDHGAVGKVNISQATYEIVQNDFLCKHRGQLDVKHKGKMDMYFVEWEI; translated from the coding sequence ATGAAGAACCTACTGAACTACGCAACTATTCTCCTATTTTTCCTGGGCTACCTATGGTCCGGCTTATTTGCGCAGACTAAATTAGAGGCGCTTGAACAGCAACTCGAACAAAATCTCTCCTCCGAAGAACGCATCAGCGTCTTAAATGAGTTGGCTGAAAACCTTAAGCGTAATTACCCCAAATCAGCTTTTCGATATAGTAAACAAGCCTATGAGCTTGCACAAATCAAAAAGGTCCCGGAAGGGATTGCATCTTCCCTTCTTATTATGGGAGATAGCAAATGGAACCAGGGGTATTATAAAGAAGCATATACCTTTTATGAGGAAGGAAAGACTGCTTATGAAGCACTTGGGGACAGCATGGGAATTGCTTCTGTCCGACATGGTTTTGCGATTGTTGACTGGAGGTTTGGAAACTTTCCCAAAGCTTTGGAACATGAATTCAAAGCCCTGATGATCCGTGAGAGAAATGGGGATAGCCTCTTGATGGCAGATTCTTATTATTGGTTAGGCATTTTCCATACAGACCTGATTCATTTTGAAGAAGCCATTGATTTCCTCAATCGCTCATTAAGAATAGCCAAGTCTTATGAGGATAAGCAAAGGACCGCTAATTCGCTCAACTTTATTGGGAGAGCCTGGCGCAAGCAGGAAGAATATGGAAGGGCGCTGGAAGCCCACAACGAATCTCTGGGCTATTACCGGGATCTGGGGGATAGTCTGGGGGTCTCTGATTATTTCAATAATGTAGGAAGCATTTACAGGCGTGAAGAAAACTACGAAGAGGCCTTGAAGTATTTTTTCCGGGCACTGGAAATACAGGAGAAACTCAATGATCAGGAAGGAATTGCGGATGGGTATAATGACATAGGCACAACCTATATGCAGAAAGGTGCTTTCAATGAGTCCATTACTTATTTGAACAAGGCCCTGGATATTTCCAGAAGGACGGGATTGAAGGATGATGTGAGATATGCCTATGCCAGTTTGTCGGCTGTATATGATTCGGTAGGAGACTATGAAAATGCTTATTTCTACCATCGAAAGTTGATGGAAGTTAAGGATTCCATTCTGGATCAAAAGAAAAACCAAACCATCGCCGAACTGGTAAAAGATCATGAAGAGGAAACCCGTGCACAGAAATTGAAATTGCTGGAACTGGATTCTTCCCGCAATCAATTATTGGGTTTTTTACTTCTCGCTGCCTTATTGCTTTCCCTGGTTTTTTTGATTTGGATGATTAGCCGTTCGCGCTTGCAATCAAAGTTGAATAAGGAGCTTTCGCGGAAAAATCGAATCATCGAAATAGAAAAACATCGCTCCGAAGAACTCCTGCTCAATATCCTTCCGAAAGAAACGGCGGATGAATTGATGATGCATGGAAAAGCCAAAGCAAGGAGCCATGAAGAAGTATCTGTACTTTTCTCCGATTTTGTAGGCTTTACCAAGCTTAGTGAACAATTAACTCCCCATGAGCTTGTGACAGAGCTTCACCACTGTTTTGAGGCCTTTGATAGGATTATAGAGAAATATGGCATAGAAAAGATAAAAACCATCGGAGATGCCTATATGTGTGTATCGGGCCTTCCAGCGGACAGTACCCAGCATGCAGTTAATATGGTCAAAGCAGGTCTGGAAATGCAGGAATTCCTGACGATTTATAAGAAGCAGCGAAAAGAGCAAGGCATTCCTTTCTTTGAAGCGCGCATAGGTATACATTCTGGTCCTGTGGTTGCCGGCATTGTTGGTATCCGAAAATTCTCCTACGATGTTTGGGGGGATACGGTAAATATGGCTTCTCGTATGGAAGACCATGGCGCAGTAGGTAAGGTCAATATTTCACAAGCCACCTATGAGATCGTTCAAAACGATTTTCTCTGCAAACATCGTGGACAACTTGATGTCAAGCACAAAGGGAAAATGGATATGTACTTTGTGGAGTGGGAGATTTAG
- a CDS encoding helix-hairpin-helix domain-containing protein, with translation MLDKAEFTFTHSQKKGILLLVLILLVAMSALFVFKHFIAQRPYDQPVMAQNFAQPVTVQDSTLRLDINLADSLQWTQLKGIGPGLSQRIIRYRNSIGGFRNVEQVSKVYGISPELFSAIESNLYYNRFSAPPSPRKTITRTQKKSYPKLDINTATAEEFETLPGIGKTLSKRIVKYRNTLGGFSNIDQLKRVYYLEPETFSQIKPYLFLDVPASIFAEEESKEEEELKKFFAEANEVKPQSLSGPSRGAEKPKKIAPAIKAPAAASQLPIIDLNKADSSSLSLLPELESKLVLRILKYRKLLGFFYSVDQLKQVYGLSPATFARISPYLKVEGVDKYPRKDLNIVFARNLAFYPFIDKVIAEAIINERKALGHFKNWEEVLAVPGLSSEILKKLRIYFEI, from the coding sequence ATGCTAGATAAAGCAGAATTCACCTTTACTCATTCTCAAAAAAAGGGCATTCTACTTTTGGTTCTGATACTGCTGGTGGCTATGAGCGCCCTATTTGTCTTTAAACACTTCATTGCTCAACGCCCCTATGACCAGCCGGTGATGGCCCAAAACTTCGCCCAACCTGTTACTGTACAAGACTCAACCCTCCGACTTGATATAAATCTCGCGGACAGTTTGCAATGGACCCAGCTTAAAGGGATAGGTCCAGGGCTTAGCCAACGTATTATCCGATACAGAAATTCTATAGGCGGATTTAGGAATGTTGAGCAAGTGTCTAAAGTCTATGGGATTAGCCCTGAGCTTTTTTCTGCCATAGAGTCTAACCTTTACTACAATCGCTTTAGTGCGCCTCCTTCTCCCAGAAAGACCATCACGAGAACACAGAAGAAATCTTATCCAAAGCTGGATATCAATACAGCTACGGCTGAAGAATTTGAAACTTTACCAGGTATTGGCAAAACTTTGTCCAAGCGGATAGTAAAGTACAGAAATACCCTGGGAGGCTTTTCCAACATAGATCAACTCAAGCGTGTTTATTATCTGGAACCAGAGACTTTTAGTCAGATAAAGCCTTATCTATTTTTGGATGTACCGGCTTCTATTTTTGCGGAAGAAGAAAGTAAAGAGGAAGAGGAGTTGAAAAAGTTCTTTGCAGAAGCAAATGAAGTCAAGCCTCAGTCCCTCAGTGGTCCAAGTCGGGGAGCAGAGAAACCCAAGAAAATAGCTCCTGCCATCAAAGCGCCTGCTGCAGCAAGCCAACTCCCCATCATAGACCTGAATAAAGCAGACTCTTCCAGTCTTTCCCTATTACCTGAGTTAGAAAGCAAATTGGTCTTACGGATTTTGAAATACAGAAAATTGCTGGGATTCTTCTATTCCGTAGATCAACTCAAACAGGTTTACGGCTTATCACCCGCTACCTTTGCACGTATTTCTCCTTATCTGAAAGTGGAAGGTGTAGACAAATATCCGAGGAAAGACCTCAATATTGTTTTTGCAAGGAATCTGGCTTTCTATCCCTTTATAGATAAAGTAATAGCAGAAGCCATCATTAATGAACGCAAGGCTTTAGGGCATTTCAAAAACTGGGAAGAAGTATTGGCGGTTCCGGGATTGAGTTCGGAAATACTGAAAAAGCTTCGCATCTATTTTGAGATTTAG